Proteins from one Argopecten irradians isolate NY chromosome 15, Ai_NY, whole genome shotgun sequence genomic window:
- the LOC138309339 gene encoding uncharacterized protein — MTTPSKFVPASPGFNVDFLAWDTPEKPLMLSPTALQNPSSVYSKPSAPSSGKSLLQERTAMMDFYTQSAFKPHQPESNQAPLDLSQNDGNRSVCSDGFFSPPTPKSSLLKGVPAPLMYSPGPMPMNSMYSSVYLQRLQKNPMFQDLQRLLVAECENYHVPTNLLKMSSPWIGVPQSTTKFDLGNQVFSRHTSIQDRMKQMREDASLRQDVGKLSAYYSSEVGSIEVARYQALCAASVSEHATMTVNNCFDEKRLKLINHIHSELDLLVKPRRYNTSICSNGSSPENDSFCSNQGRQLFNTTNGSTPDIEDYLCHESELQKRPRPVVNSDLAQHVGTTARQLKFGEVAKDSTDMCRPLSTVSCVSSGSTFSDSDIDVCDFSESESIFGQRTVTPDPTCYSVSKDICSISPSDMSLQNHSAIVEQLPHHQTSTSSFLLDQVQNDIKCRDNVSSCQDESSQCDNRENKPMDIFAMATAELDLPTSGETTEEKLVIDEAGNNCEVSSTTGLQSDTTKLPAMIGRSRCLTPEATLILTKWYEDHVSYPYPSDLEVQQLCVSCGLTKTQVKKWMANKRVRTYNTLSITGNQHPIKRKFKGECGKVPAGKSNYQQLSSEARQILNQWYENHAENPYPSEDEKVMLSQTARITLAQVRSWFANKRSRAHNTRRQVPNYFINRYPEYTPIVHMVSMHREEARRGGRRQRANHMYAPY, encoded by the coding sequence ATGACGACTCCAAGCAAGTTTGTGCCAGCTTCTCCAGGATTTAACGTTGATTTCCTAGCCTGGGATACTCCTGAAAAGCCACTGATGTTGTCGCCGACTGCGCTACAGAATCCCTCGTCAGTGTATTCTAAACCTTCAGCACCCTCTAGTGGTAAGAGCCTGCTACAAGAGCGCACAGCCATGATGGATTTTTATACACAGTCTGCATTTAAACCTCATCAACCAGAATCCAACCAAGCTCCTCTGGACCTCAGCCAGAATGACGGTAACAGGTCAGTCTGCAGCGACGGCTTTTTCTCTCCCCCTACACCGAAGAGTAGCCTGCTAAAGGGTGTTCCAGCTCCACTGATGTATTCTCCTGGACCAATGCCGATGAACTCCATGTACAGCAGTGTGTATCTCCAGAGACTACAGAAGAATCCAATGTTCCAGGATTTACAGAGACTCCTAGTGGCAGAGTGTGAGAACTATCATGTACCTACAAATCTCCTGAAGATGAGTTCTCCATGGATCGGTGTCCCACAATCCACCACCAAGTTCGACCTCGGCAACCAAGTATTCTCTCGTCACACAAGTATCCAGGATCGTATGAAGCAGATGCGAGAAGATGCGTCGCTGAGACAGGACGTCGGGAAGTTGTCAGCCTACTACAGTTCAGAGGTTGGTTCTATTGAAGTCGCTCGTTACCAAGCACTCTGTGCTGCATCTGTGTCTGAACATGCTACAATGACTGTCAACAACTGCTTTGATGAAAAACGACTCAAGTTGATAAACCACATCCACTCTGAATTGGACCTCCTTGTGAAGCCACGCCGATATAACACATCGATCTGTTCCAACGGATCCAGCCCAGAAAACGACAGCTTCTGCAGCaatcaggggagacaactcttcaACACCACCAATGGCAGCACACCAGACATAGAGGATTATCTGTGTCATGAAAGTGAACTCCAGAAACGGCCTCGACCTGTTGTCAACTCTGATCTAGCTCAACACGTAGGTACCACAGCCAGACAGCTGAAGTTTGGAGAGGTAGCGAAGGACTCTACAGATATGTGTCGACCATTATCAACTGTTTCATGTGTATCTTCAGGAAGTACCTTCTCCGACTCTGACATTGATGTGTGTGATTTCAGTGAAAGTGAGAGTATATTCGGCCAGAGGACTGTTACACCAGACCCTACATGTTATTCCGTGAGTAAAGACATTTGTTCTATTTCTCCATCTGATATGTCCTTACAGAACCACTCCGCTATCGTCGAACAGCTTCCTCATCACCAGACAAGTACTTCTAGTTTCCTGTTGGACCAAGTTCAGAACGATATTAAGTGTAGAGACAATGTTTCTAGTTGCCAGGACGAATCATCGCAGTGTGACAACCGTGAGAACAAACCTATGGACATTTTTGCTATGGCAACAGCTGAACTTGACCTTCCGACCTCAGGAGAAACTACAGAAGAGAAGTTAGTGATTGATGAGGCAGGTAATAACTGTGAGGTCAGCAGTACTACAGGCCTACAAAGTGACACTACAAAGCTGCCAGCAATGATCGGACGGAGCCGATGCCTGACCCCCGAGGCCACCCTGATTCTGACCAAATGGTATGAGGACCACGTTTCCTACCCCTACCCGTCAGATCTCGAGGTTCAGCAGCTGTGTGTATCGTGTggactgacaaagacacaggtGAAGAAGTGGATGGCCAACAAACGAGTCCGTACCTACAACACTCTCAGTATCACTGGTAACCAGCATCCAATCAAACGCAAGTTCAAAGGTGAATGTGGAAAGGTCCCTGCCGGGAAGTCTAACTATCAACAGCTCAGTTCTGAGGCGAGACAGATCCTAAACCAGTGGTATGAAAACCACGCTGAAAACCCTTACCCATCTGAGGACGAGAAAGTGATGTTATCACAGACGGCTAGGATCACTCTAGCTCAGGTACGATCGTGGTTCGCCAACAAACGGAGCCGTGCCCACAACACACGACGACAGGTACCAAACTACTTCATCAACAGATACCCGGAGTACACGCCTATTGTACACATGGTGAGTATGCACCGTGAGGAGGCGAGACGCGGAGGACGAAGACAGAGGGCCAATCACATGTACGCTCCATACTGA